One segment of Blastocatellia bacterium DNA contains the following:
- a CDS encoding branched-chain amino acid transaminase translates to MEQRITRKIWHDGTFIDWEDAKIHVMAHAVNYASTVFEGIRCYATPKGPAIFRLKDHLQRLLNSCHIYRMDIPYSLDELTTACKDLVRINEVSECYIRPLVLRGYGVFGVNPLSCPLETYIVCWVWGKYLGEDALDQGVDACVSSWTRIAPNTLPALAKVAANYMNSQLIKMEAVLNGFAEGIALDANGYVSEGSGQNIFLVMGGKLLTPPLSASVLPGITRDTILHLCRLNGFEVTETPIPREMLYIADEVFFVGTAAEITPIRSIDRIPIGSGKRGPITRHLQEEFFAITSGRKEAPDDWLTFVT, encoded by the coding sequence ATGGAGCAGAGGATCACCAGGAAGATTTGGCATGATGGGACGTTCATTGATTGGGAGGATGCCAAAATTCACGTGATGGCGCATGCCGTCAACTATGCCTCGACGGTGTTCGAGGGAATTCGCTGTTACGCCACCCCAAAGGGGCCGGCCATCTTCCGCTTGAAGGATCACCTTCAGCGACTGCTCAATTCCTGCCATATTTACCGGATGGACATCCCCTACTCGCTGGACGAGCTGACGACGGCCTGCAAGGACCTCGTGCGCATCAACGAGGTCAGCGAGTGTTACATTCGCCCCCTGGTCCTGCGGGGCTATGGTGTGTTCGGCGTCAATCCGCTGTCCTGTCCGCTGGAGACGTATATCGTTTGCTGGGTGTGGGGAAAATACCTCGGCGAAGACGCTCTTGATCAGGGCGTGGATGCCTGCGTGTCGAGTTGGACGCGCATCGCGCCGAACACGCTCCCGGCGCTGGCGAAGGTGGCGGCCAATTACATGAACTCGCAGCTCATCAAAATGGAGGCCGTCCTCAACGGTTTCGCCGAGGGGATCGCTCTCGATGCCAATGGCTATGTGAGCGAGGGCAGCGGCCAGAATATTTTCCTCGTCATGGGCGGGAAGCTCCTGACGCCCCCGCTGAGCGCGTCAGTGCTGCCCGGCATCACCCGCGATACCATTCTTCATCTCTGTCGGCTGAACGGCTTCGAGGTGACGGAGACGCCCATCCCCCGCGAGATGCTCTACATCGCCGATGAGGTCTTCTTCGTCGGAACCGCTGCCGAGATCACACCCATTCGCTCGATTGATCGAATCCCCATCGGCTCGGGCAAACGCGGCCCCATCACCCGACACCTCCAGGAGGAATTCTTCGCCATCACTTCGGGCAGGAAGGAAGCGCCCGATGATTGGTTGACATTTGTGACCTAG
- a CDS encoding SDR family NAD(P)-dependent oxidoreductase, which produces MDLGLKDKVALVTGASGGIGRAIARSLSDEGVKLVIHYHTNRAAAERLQQELAVESLVLGADLRDEAQVRRLFEAAVARWGRLDLLIANAGISPHTAVGIKDFPTSDWDRIFEVNVRGVFFCVREFLPIVERQQSGRIVIISSTAAKFGEAYNAAYAAAKSALLAFMLSLKNEIVKLAPYAAVNIVAPGWTLTRMMKGVEQRTILRSFQTRAIAWEVPLPEDIAPLVVFLCSEKCARFISGQAIYVDGGMEGRVIHWPEELAPLQDFFARHRAPE; this is translated from the coding sequence ATGGATCTCGGACTGAAAGATAAAGTGGCACTTGTGACGGGGGCGTCGGGAGGGATCGGTCGAGCGATCGCTCGTTCACTCTCGGACGAAGGAGTCAAGCTCGTCATCCACTATCACACGAACCGAGCCGCTGCGGAGCGATTGCAGCAAGAGCTGGCGGTGGAGAGCCTCGTCCTCGGAGCCGATCTTCGAGACGAGGCACAGGTGCGGCGCCTTTTCGAGGCGGCCGTGGCCCGGTGGGGACGCCTCGATCTTCTCATCGCCAACGCCGGCATCTCTCCTCACACCGCCGTCGGCATCAAGGACTTCCCCACATCCGATTGGGACCGCATCTTTGAAGTCAATGTGCGCGGCGTTTTCTTTTGCGTTCGGGAGTTTCTTCCGATCGTCGAGCGCCAGCAAAGCGGACGCATCGTCATCATCTCCTCGACGGCGGCTAAATTCGGCGAAGCGTATAATGCCGCTTACGCCGCCGCCAAATCGGCTCTTCTGGCCTTCATGCTCTCGCTCAAAAACGAGATCGTCAAACTGGCCCCCTATGCCGCCGTGAATATCGTCGCTCCCGGGTGGACGCTCACCCGCATGATGAAGGGCGTCGAGCAACGAACCATCCTGCGCTCCTTCCAGACGCGAGCCATCGCCTGGGAGGTGCCGCTGCCGGAGGATATCGCGCCTCTGGTCGTTTTCCTTTGCTCGGAGAAATGCGCCCGCTTCATCTCCGGTCAAGCCATCTACGTGGATGGAGGGATGGAGGGGCGCGTCATTCACTGGCCGGAAGAACTGGCCCCTCTCCAGGACTTCTTTGCCCGCCACCGCGCGCCTGAGTAG